The nucleotide sequence AATTCCCATTACTTGTCCTAGTTAGTTACTTACTTGTGGTGCAGACTGCATAATGTTTGGGTTGACCAGCTCTCTGAGGTTCTGTTTTCCACCTTTACTTTCAGAATATCCTGGAGACTGTGATGTTGACCCACTGCTCatagccttgagagtctcatcCAACCTAACCAAAAGAAATGTATTGTAAAacgtttaaataatttttgggggatttttagCTAATATAAATATGctataatttaaaaagaaagtgcAGAGAAATGATCTTACTTGTTGTAATACTCATTCAGATTGTTTCCCTCATCAATCACTTGTCTACCAGCGAAATCCAGAGTGATCTTCTGGTCCTTGCGAGAGGCGTGGCGAAGTTCACGCATATCTTCTTCCATTTTCCTCAGCTTCTCTCTCTCATTGGGGGACAGCCACTGATTGGATTCAGCAGCAAAGTAATCAGACTCATCATCCAGAACCTGCGTCCTCCTGACGCTGGAGTTGAAAGGGGCAGTGAATTAAAGGGGTAAGTTATGACCATGTGCCATATAGTTACAGTAATTCAGGTGTCCCGTCTGACTGTTGACACCCCCACACCCTGCAGTAAACCTGTCCATTGCTGAGAAGCAGTGTATTTTATGATACCTGTTCCTGTCATATTCAAGCAGTTTGTCTTTGTGCTGAACTGCTTTCTCCAACCCAGCTTTCATCTTGGCTTCCTGATGTGGAAGAAGCTCTCTTTCTCCAACATCTGGCAACAAGAGTAAAAGAAATCTCTGTGACACAACTTAGAAACTTCATATGTCTTGAACTAAGTTCGAGGAGTTTTAACTCTAACCTCCCATAAGCTTCTTTCTGAGTTTCTGACTTTTGTTGGAGTCTCGCTGTAGAATCTCCTGCTCCTCTTTAGTGCAAAcctgaaataaagaaataaagggaagtaaaaaaaaccaaaagctAGGAAACAATAGCGGAGATACAGTAGATTTGCTCACCAAGCTCCCACAGAAGAGGCAGGGACCAGAGCCTTCCTGCTCACACACAATACGCCCACAGCTGATGCAGTTGTTGATGAGTGCGTGCTTTTGGCCGAGGCACTCACAGGCGTTCCGACCTGGGAGTAAAACGGCCAGCTTGTCCTGACCCTCCTTAGCGTACAGACTGACAAACTTGGTTTTCTTCTTAGTTGATGAAAAGCTACTGTTTTCCTGGGCCTGAAAAAATGACAGTTGAATAAAGGGAACTAatgaaaaactaagaaaaacacaacaaagtcAAATGTATGGATGAAGACATCACTGAAGCTGCGTAGTTAGAGATGGTGGAGTTTTATTACGTCGCATAATAATATGGACAAATACGttataaatacaaaatcaacTAGGTAGAGGAGACTGAATGGAAGAAGAATAATGAAAACAGTAAACCTCTTGTCTGGTAGGCTGTTGTTGCTGCTACATAAACATTACTCATCAATAAATcaagaaactgactccatgaatTAAAGGCTTGTGACTGTTGCTGAACAGAGGGGTGGCTTTATCGgtctctgattttttttttatgtcaaaaatGTTTGGAATTATTATTTCCAGtaggaaaagaaacaaatgaatatgctttaatgtCTTAATTACAGCCGAGGAactaatttttatttctgttagtgcGTACGTTTAAACTTTGGCTCAaacaaatgacaacaaaaaTTAGAGGATCAGAATTTCATTGTAACTACAGGTCCCATCTCTGTTACTTAACAAGGATTGATTTCACTCATTCTAGAAAATCTATGTAAACGTTCCTCTTTAGGAAGATGTATTTTAACCAGTTTTCATTATTAATGGAAGTTGGCTGTAACTTGCTGTATAATTAGGATGGTTCTGGACTTCATGCAATTGGATTTGAAACTTCCACCATAATCGGTTTATACAGCGTTGATTTTATGTATTTCCAAATATAAATTGGACCTGCTTGTCCCATAAAGTGCACTGGATGGCTGTTATGAAATgctgttatataaataaattgaattaccTTGTTAATTTCTGATACTGTTTGGTATTTGTGCATATATCTGACTGGTACTCAAGGTACTGCTGTCACAATTAcaactgaaatataaaaataaaagcacaaaaggTGTGTGCTCACCCTCATCAAATCCATGGGGGTTTTGACTGGCTCAGGTTCTGGCTCTGTTCGGCTCAAAGTCATCACTTCCTGCTTGTTTCGCCCTTTACGTTTGGACTTCTTCTGGGTATCTTTGATGGTGTCTTGCATTTCTAGGAAAGCAATACCATTAATTCAAGAACGGTCAAATGCTAAAGAGATCTCTAATGTTTAAGCTTTTATAGTTTGTTTAgctcattttaataaaactccAGGTCTTCAGAATAGAAACACTTTGATATAGAAATACATTACTTGGCAGATAGTAATTCTCCTACCAGTTGGTGAAGCAGGTTCTTTAAGAAGGAAAAGACCAGCTGTATCCGCACTCTGTCTTCGACTTCTCTTCCATCTGCTTAGGAGCTCATCTATAAACTGACCTTTTTCTCCATCACTGCCCTGCAGAAGGTCACCCACATACTCTTCAATCTCCTCAGGTTTTTCGATGGAGAGAATGTACCTGGGAGTTGGGAAATCAGTgacatttacattttgaaaGAGTTCAGTCTGCTGTGCTCATCATTTTTCATTGATGTTcctaaaaagttatttttcttttttccgaaacatttttaaagcaagAGACAGAATTTAAACTTTTACAAACGATTATAGCTGAATACGGCTGACAGATATTTAGTTTATTAGAAGCTTTTGTGCAACAGGTGAATAAAAAGTTAAGTATCTTGTTTCTTTAAATACCGTTGCCTTATCATCAGATCAAAAGTTAACAAATGTAGTTAGATTTTAGATGCATTAAAAGGACTGGAAAAACTGAAGCGGCCGAGCCGAGGCATAAAGGATGTAACAACCTAATTGGACAGAAGTATTATAATGTATCAGACTGTTTTACAGTTTATTATGGTTTTAAAAGCAACGTTCTCCCATAAAAGGCGTAGAAAGCTTGAGACATGACTTGGGAAGTCGAAGTAGAAAAGCCTAGCCAAGTattgaaaacataaaactagAGGATACAAGAGTGTGAACTCGAGGCTCCAGCTTTTTCTTACTGTTAAATGGTGGGAACTCAGTGAGTACTTTTAAAGATGTTCAAATGTCTTCCATCAGGGTATATTCATTTGAGTCTTAATAACTTCAAATTATGAGTTCCTATTAAGGTTGAATTAGCTTTAGGTTAGAACTGACTTTTAAGCATTACagatataaacatttaaaactgatttaataGATGCTAAAAAGCTCAGCACTGAGGAGCCAACTGTTAGCTAACAGGTAGCTAGTAAATGTGTCAAACAGCTGTTACATTAAAGATAAAGCTAGACCCTGTAACACATTAAATCGTGTTAACAAAACGACAACTGTTGTAATTTCCCCTTACACATAACCTATTTTATTAACAGGCCATTTTAGTAGAACACCATCATTCAACTAGCTAGCTTTCAGCTTGTGACAGGCAGtctaaaaagaaatatttaacaCTTACTGGACAATGTCTTCACTTGCCTCCAAGCCAAATTTCAGGTGTAATTGGTCCACACACCAGTGCAACAAGGTCTCAGACATTTTACCTACAAAACTGCTAAAGCGAGCTGAGAGAAACCAAGAAAAGGAAATCAAAGGTTCAATTCGTGAGCAGGTTTCTAGTCGGCAGGATTTCGATGGCGCACACAGTGTCGCTCGCAACTGAGCCGATTCAGTCTGACTCTTAGGCGAATAAACATGTTATATGATTATCCAGTATTTGGgattttgatattttaatgCTTAGATTTCTTCAAAGTAATCTCCGTTGCATAAAAATTATATGCAAagagatttttacattttcttttgcgCTGAAGTTATTATTAGATCTTAAACTTACAAGTCAGCccctttttaacatttattcgACAATGGTTCGGTAATACCAGTGTACATCTAAAGATAAATTGAGGAAAATGGTGCAGTGACAATAAAACCTAAACATGCAGTAATATCCATAGAATTCATGCTGACTGAAGTAAAAGGCAACGTGAACAGAAACGTCTTACTTCCAAGTAGAAGGTAAATTatttaagattaaattaacATGTGCCTGTACACATAACATGTTTGCccaaattataaaatgtttccCTATAGACCGCCAagtaaaatgaagaaataacaaaaatgcgCGGAGTGAAAACAGCACATCCGATTGCAAGTCAGCTGTTTAAAGGTTTCAAAGTTCCCCTGACCGCCGTTTGTGTGATCTCATATCAAACGTAGAAAATTGACGCTTTTTAACTTATAGCTGCGTGTTTTTTCTCTCATGGGACTTCATAAACTACCTCAAtgattctggttttatttttaattgcttGATCTTTGGTGCGCCTGTTACGCACAACCGCAAGATGGCTGTTTTGTTccgtattttatttttagtgacAAACGTTACAAATCATATGATTTATATATGGCACCTTTTCAAAGTTTTCATTcgcttttaacttttttacattttgtaacgttataaccacaaatcatatgctttttttttttaggattttatgtggttGACCAAGAAATAGTGTATAAGTGTGACGTAAAATCAAAATGATGACTTTTTGGATTCTTGTTTATCACTGCAAATATATAAAACAGTGTaagaagcatttttatttatttcttactctcagttttcttttttttattcaggaaTCTACAGAGGTTTGCTTTAATGCTTTAATTTTAAcaatatattgccaaaagtatcgGGTCATACCACCAAATTTAAAGAAGTTAATTAAAAAGAGCTTAAAGCTAAAATATTTCATGTAAGGCTGTGTTTATTCTCATCTGAGCAATTATAGAAAATGAGATCTGTCCTTCCATTTGATCTTAAATGTATTTCTAACCTCCGTCCTTAAATTGAAGCCAAAGGCACAGTGATACTACGGTACATTGCTAAAAATATTGGGACATATCACCAGATCattgaattctggtgttccagtcATTTCCATGGTTGCAGGTGTATAGGTGTGAAGGTGTTTGGTGtgaagaaacttgactggcctttACTGAGTCCTGACCTCAGCCTTCttaaacacctttgggatgaattagagctgaggctgcaattctggttttctcatctaactatgaacataCTCCTAAACCTTGGAAGATGTTAACAGAAAAGTTAAAGCTGCTATTCCTGGGAACCATGGATCCATCAACAAAGTGGACCTTGTAGATTAAGAATATGGTGTCATCAAggttcatgacattatgaataAGTGACTCCAGTTTCAAGGAAAAAgatcacatttatttaaacatttttactgaaCAACAGCAAACACTGAAACCTACAGGGATAAATACTAAGTTGATAATTCTGACGTCAGCaaagttgtaaaataaaatcgGGGTCAACGAACAATTAAAAACAGACTACATCAGGGCGATGTTTATAGAAAGGcaaacaacagtttttttcttcagctttctTCAGCTTTGAgtaactgtaactctatgcgttacattaacgctcagcttggactcctgcttacttgcactgctttacttgcacaatgatcacctgcactgttgtattgctcttgcatcttatactgctctatatttactctcactcacttaaaactgtgcacttatatttatattatattgtagatatgtttgtactgtttaacttgtactgtattgcaccgactacgccaaaacaaattccttgtatgtccaaaaacgtacttggcaataaagcttttctgattctgattctgattctgattatgtgACACATTTTGATGCAAGATACTGTAGCTTTTTCAGATATGGGATATATTATGtacagttgtgttcaaaataatagcagtgtCTTATTATAGTATTCTTATAATAGCTTTTATTTCCACATGCTTCCACTTTAAACATTGCATTTCAAATCAAAGcattaagaaaaacatataCATCTATTCTTCTACAGTACAGTACATTTAGCTgcactgctgctgtttctgggaCCTGCTTTACCTCAGTGTTAAATTGGGTCAACCACCACCTGTGAACATATAGTTCAACCCAGGATGATTGcaggatgattctgcagttgtggggtggatcagagatggacaagaagctgagtacaggaaggtggtggacagctttgtggcatggtgtggaaacaatcatctcattttgaacgtgactaaaacaaaggagatgattgtagattttaagagaaacaggaataagtcaaaaactatttccatcatgggagaagaagtggaggtggtggaggactataaatacctcggtgttcacctggacaacagattggagttgagatgcaactgtgaagccatctacaagaagggacagagcagactgtacttcttgaggaagcttaggtcctttggtgtttgcagcaagatgctgcatatcttctataagtctgatGTGGAAAGTTTGGtatcttctaccatcatctgctggggaagcagcatcagagccagggacttaaaaaagctcaacaagctgataaaaaaggctggttctgttctggggactcctctggaacctctggagatcattgtggaaagacggattcttcataaaatgaagaacattatggagaaccctgagcatcctcttcatgagactgtcctacaacaacagagtgtcttcagtcagaggcttcttcagatctgctgtaagacggagcgctacaggagatccttcctgcccacagc is from Girardinichthys multiradiatus isolate DD_20200921_A chromosome 4, DD_fGirMul_XY1, whole genome shotgun sequence and encodes:
- the trip4 gene encoding activating signal cointegrator 1 isoform X1, with product MSETLLHWCVDQLHLKFGLEASEDIVQYILSIEKPEEIEEYVGDLLQGSDGEKGQFIDELLSRWKRSRRQSADTAGLFLLKEPASPTEMQDTIKDTQKKSKRKGRNKQEVMTLSRTEPEPEPVKTPMDLMRAQENSSFSSTKKKTKFVSLYAKEGQDKLAVLLPGRNACECLGQKHALINNCISCGRIVCEQEGSGPCLFCGSLVCTKEEQEILQRDSNKSQKLRKKLMGDVGERELLPHQEAKMKAGLEKAVQHKDKLLEYDRNSVRRTQVLDDESDYFAAESNQWLSPNEREKLRKMEEDMRELRHASRKDQKITLDFAGRQVIDEGNNLNEYYNKLDETLKAMSSGSTSQSPGYSESKGGKQNLRELVNPNIMQSAPQWVDIGGREQQKQPIEQRKSLTKQKGGEERYKLRLQDKELQEISDGGWCLSMHQPWASLLVKGIKRVEGRTWYTSHRGRLWIAAAAKKPTPQEIAEVEQMYRHIYKKEPKFPIDYPTGCLLGCVNVTECLSQDQFTQQYPGTCEESASPFVFICTNPLELLVKFPMKGKHKIWKLESHYHQGAKKGLLPSAAE
- the trip4 gene encoding activating signal cointegrator 1 isoform X3, producing the protein MSETLLHWCVDQLHLKFGLEASEDIVQYILSIEKPEEIEEYVGDLLQGSDGEKGQFIDELLSRWKRSRRQSADTAGLFLLKEPASPTEMQDTIKDTQKKSKRKGRNKQEVMTLSRTEPEPEPVKTPMDLMRAQENSSFSSTKKKTKFVSLYAKEGQDKLAVLLPGRNACECLGQKHALINNCISCGRIVCEQEGSGPCLFCGSLVCTKEEQEILQRDSNKSQKLRKKLMGDVGERELLPHQEAKMKAGLEKAVQHKDKLLEYDRNSVRRTQVLDDESDYFAAESNQWLSPNEREKLRKMEEDMRELRHASRKDQKITLDFAGRQVIDEGNNLNEYYNKLDETLKAMSSGSTSQSPGYSESKGGKQNLRELVNPNIMQSAPQWVDIGGREQQKQPIEQRKSLTKQKGGEERYKLRLQDKELQEISDGGWCLSMHQPWASLLVKGIKRVEGRTWYTSHRGRLWIAAAAKKPTPQEIAEVEQMYRHIYKKEPKFPIDYPTGCLLGCVNVTECLSQDQFTQQRATAGGEVISMAGKVELAEVRNSV
- the trip4 gene encoding activating signal cointegrator 1 isoform X2 → MSETLLHWCVDQLHLKFGLEASEDIVQYILSIEKPEEIEEYVGDLLQGSDGEKGQFIDELLSRWKRSRRQSADTAGLFLLKEPASPTEMQDTIKDTQKKSKRKGRNKQEVMTLSRTEPEPEPVKTPMDLMRAQENSSFSSTKKKTKFVSLYAKEGQDKLAVLLPGRNACECLGQKHALINNCISCGRIVCEQEGSGPCLFCGSLVCTKEEQEILQRDSNKSQKLRKKLMGDVGERELLPHQEAKMKAGLEKAVQHKDKLLEYDRNSVRRTQVLDDESDYFAAESNQWLSPNEREKLRKMEEDMRELRHASRKDQKITLDFAGRQVIDEGNNLNEYYNKLDETLKAMSSGSTSQSPGYSESKGGKQNLRELVNPNIMQSAPQWVDIGGREQQKQPIEQRKSLTKQKGGEERYKLRLQDKELQEISDGGWCLSMHQPWASLLVKGIKRVEGRTWYTSHRGRLWIAAAAKKPTPQEIAEVEQMYRHIYKKEPKFPIDYPTGCLLGCVNVTECLSQDQFTQQDLLREAVFLFSTMKSNFLEESSYKQLLIEFVASYCHTLSLL